From Solanum lycopersicum chromosome 8, SLM_r2.1, the proteins below share one genomic window:
- the LOC138337861 gene encoding uncharacterized protein, whose amino-acid sequence MGITVALFDFEVVDIKGTENQAFDHLDRLGDEVMRELGEKSKIDASFLDEHVLAVSQDLLPWFADFVNYKAKYIVPLDLSTHERKKFIHDFKKFFLDEQYLYRSCADGLNHRCVLEVEMLSSLEACHSPPVGGHQSAICTAHKILQCGHYWPTINQDAHEFTKASDRFQRERRISRRKELI is encoded by the coding sequence ATGGGTATTACTGTTGCACTGTTTGACTTTGAAGTGGTAGACATaaaagggaccgaaaatcaagCTTTCGATCACTTGGACAGATTAGGGGATGAAGTTATGCGAGAATTAGGTGAAAAGTCTAAAATTGATGCTAGTTTTcttgatgagcatgtattggccgTTTCTCAAGACTTGCTTCCATGGTTTGCCGATTTTGTAAATTACAAGGCTAAATATATTGTCCCATTGGACTTATCAACTCAtgaaaggaaaaagttcattcATGATTTTAAAAAGTTCTTTTTGGATGAGCAAtatttatataggagttgtgctgATGGTCTTAATCACCGGTGTGTGCTggaagttgagatgttgagttCGTTGGAGGCATGTCACTCACCGCCTGTGGGTGGGCATCAAAGTGCTATCTGCACAGCCCATAAAATCTTGCAATGTGGACACTATTGGCCAACCATcaaccaagatgctcatgagttcacCAAGGCATCTGATAGGTTTCAAAGAGAGAGACGTATTTCTAGAAGGAAAGAACTCATTTAA